Genomic DNA from Candidatus Omnitrophota bacterium:
CATCCGTTTTGTGGCGCGGACCTGGTTCTCGAACTGGCCGCTCCATTCCCAATAATAACCAGGCGGCAGCTTGAGCCGGCCATCACGCACGGCGCCTTGGAGAACCGCCTCGGCATCTTCGACCACACTCACTTCGTCGCGGTCGCGAGTGTTCATCGTCACGTAGCCCACCAGCAGGCCGCGCTCGCCTTTGATTTCCTGCGGGCCGAGGACGCTCTTGATGGTGAGGACTTGCGCGAGGGGGATTTGCGCGCCGGTGGAGCTGGGCACCAAAATCTTTTCCAGCTCGGGAATATCTTCGCGAAACTCCCGCAGGTAACGGACGCGGATCGGGTAGCGCTCCCGGCCCTCGACGGACTCCATGATGTTCATGCCGCCAATGGCGATTTCGATGACATCCTGCACGTCGCGAACGCTGACGCCATAGCGGGCGATTCGGTCGCGGTCGATTTCGAATTCCAGATATGGCTTGCCGACAATGCGGTCAGCCACAATGTCGGTCGCGCCGGGAACCTGCGAAAGAAGCTGCTCGATCTCCAGACCGATGCGTCCGATTTCCTTCAGGTCGCTCCCGTAAATTTTCACACCCATCATGGCACGAAAACCGGTTTGTAACATGATGAGGCGCGTCTGTATCGGTTGCAGGAATGTCGGCAGAACGCCGGGAATGGCCGTCTTCTCTTGAAGCTCGGTGAGGATTTCGTTTTTCGTGATGGGGCGGTGTTCAGGCCAAATCCACGTGAGCGGTCTCTTCAACCAGCCCGGCCAGTTGGAGAACCAATGTTTGACCGGCATGTGCCGCCATATCGATTCCGGCTTGAGGATGATAATGCTCTCCATCATGCCGATGGGCGCAGGGTCGAGCGCGGATTCAGCGCGACCCAGTTTCCCAACCACAGACTCAACTTCGGGCACACTGGCGATAGCCATGTCCTGCCGGGCGCTGACTTCAAGCGCGGGGCCAAGGCCGGCTTGTGGCAGCAACGACGGCATATAAAGAAACGAACCTTCATCGAGCGGAGGCATAAACTCGCGGCCAATGCCTGAGAGGATTTTTCTCTCCTGCACGACTTCGATGCCGCGTGCCGTCTCAGCGTCGCGCTCCTTGGGGTCTGGCCGCCGCCACTCGATGCGCCGGTACGTAGAGCCGTCGGAGCGTTTCACTTTCTGCCAGCGTACTTGGTCGAACTCGATGAGCGGACGCGTCACGTCATTGGTCTCCTTCAGAGACATCGCCTGCTTCAGTTCGGGCGACGCCTGCTCGCGGGCGAACAAATTGATGGCCCAACCCACCGGTGCGAGCATGACACCTATACCTAACCAAATGGTCAGCCCCGTAAATAGAATCGTCACCGGCGCGATGAGAAATGTCTTTTTGTGCGCCAGAATCCAACGCAGTGTCGGGGTGTAAACCCTGGCGATGCCCCGTGATACGGGATTTTCTTCGAGCGGCAGAAACCGCTCACGCGTCATGCGTACGAACGCTAATGCGACAATCACGCCAACAACCATGGACATTGGCCAACCGCTGTAATGGTTCCCCGACACTACCTGCATGAAAATCGCATGCGCGGCGAGGACCGAAACGAGGCCAAGCGCACCGGCGATAATCCACACCGTTCGCTTCGACCACTTAACCGGGCGGAATAAAAAATAGCACACTAGGGGAACCACCGTGAGTGCGAGGATGACGGATGCGCCAATGGCAAAGGTTTTCGTGTACGCGAGCGGACGAAAGAGTAACCCTTCCTGGCCGGCGAGAAAGAAAACCGGGATGAACGAAACGAGCGTGTTCGAAACGGCGGTGACAATCGCACCTCCGACTTCAGACGCACCGTCGAAAACTTTCTGAAAATGACTCTTCTCTTTGTCGTCAGCGGCGATGTGACGGTAGATATTTTCAGTCATGATGATACCCATGTCACCCACGTCGCCGATGGCGATGGCCAGGCCGGCCAGCGACATGATATTGGCATCAACGCCGAAGAAGTACATCAGGATGAAACAAAGCCCGACCGAAAGCGGCAACGTGACAATGACCGAAAGCGTGCTGCGCAGATGCAACAAGAAGATGAAAATGATTACGCTCGCCATCAACGCTTCCTCCAGCAACGCCTCTTTGAGCGTGCTAACGGTCTCTTTGACGATGTCGGTGCGGTCGTAGAAGGCGACGATTTTTACTTTTGAGACGCGGCCATCAGGGAGCGTTTTTTGTGGAAGGCCCAGTTCCAGTTGTTTGATTTTTTCTTTCACCCGTTCAACGACGTGTTGCGGGTTTTCCCCGTAACGCATCAAAACCACGCCGCCGACAGCTTCCACGCCGGCTTTGTCCAGCGCCCCCCGGCGGAACTCCGGGCCGAGGCTCACGGTCGCGACGTGTTTGACCTGGATGGGCGTGCCCTTCTCCTGACGGATAACGACTTTTTCCAAATCTTCGACTGACTTGATGAAGCCAACGCCGCGGATAAAAAACTCGATGCCGTTTTTCTCCAACACCTTTGCGCCGACATCTATGTTCGAGTTGCGCACAGCCTCGTAAACGTCCATGAGCGTGATACGGTGCGCGCGCAACTTGTCCGGATGGACGTCAATTTGATATTGCTTCACATGGCCGCCGATGCTGGCAACTTCGCTCACGCCGTCGACGGAGTTAAGTTGGTAACGCAAATACCAGTCCTGGATGGAGCGCAGTTCAGCGAGATCGAAGCCTTCCGCCTCAACGGTGTACCAAAAGACCTGGCCCAGCGCAGTGGCGTCGGGACCGAGCACCGGCGTGATACCGGCCGGGAGCCGTTGCTGGGCGACGTTGATACGCTCCAGCACGCGCGACCGCGCCCAGTAGTAATCCACGTTGTCCTTGAAGACAACAAAGACCATCGAGAAGCCGA
This window encodes:
- a CDS encoding efflux RND transporter permease subunit, translated to MIDALIRWCLKHAFLVVLAVVAIVAVGYYAILNTRVDAIPDIGEKQVIVFADWPGRSPQDVDNQVTYPLTTSLTGTPGVKSIRSMSGFGFSMVFVVFKDNVDYYWARSRVLERINVAQQRLPAGITPVLGPDATALGQVFWYTVEAEGFDLAELRSIQDWYLRYQLNSVDGVSEVASIGGHVKQYQIDVHPDKLRAHRITLMDVYEAVRNSNIDVGAKVLEKNGIEFFIRGVGFIKSVEDLEKVVIRQEKGTPIQVKHVATVSLGPEFRRGALDKAGVEAVGGVVLMRYGENPQHVVERVKEKIKQLELGLPQKTLPDGRVSKVKIVAFYDRTDIVKETVSTLKEALLEEALMASVIIFIFLLHLRSTLSVIVTLPLSVGLCFILMYFFGVDANIMSLAGLAIAIGDVGDMGIIMTENIYRHIAADDKEKSHFQKVFDGASEVGGAIVTAVSNTLVSFIPVFFLAGQEGLLFRPLAYTKTFAIGASVILALTVVPLVCYFLFRPVKWSKRTVWIIAGALGLVSVLAAHAIFMQVVSGNHYSGWPMSMVVGVIVALAFVRMTRERFLPLEENPVSRGIARVYTPTLRWILAHKKTFLIAPVTILFTGLTIWLGIGVMLAPVGWAINLFAREQASPELKQAMSLKETNDVTRPLIEFDQVRWQKVKRSDGSTYRRIEWRRPDPKERDAETARGIEVVQERKILSGIGREFMPPLDEGSFLYMPSLLPQAGLGPALEVSARQDMAIASVPEVESVVGKLGRAESALDPAPIGMMESIIILKPESIWRHMPVKHWFSNWPGWLKRPLTWIWPEHRPITKNEILTELQEKTAIPGVLPTFLQPIQTRLIMLQTGFRAMMGVKIYGSDLKEIGRIGLEIEQLLSQVPGATDIVADRIVGKPYLEFEIDRDRIARYGVSVRDVQDVIEIAIGGMNIMESVEGRERYPIRVRYLREFREDIPELEKILVPSSTGAQIPLAQVLTIKSVLGPQEIKGERGLLVGYVTMNTRDRDEVSVVEDAEAVLQGAVRDGRLKLPPGYYWEWSGQFENQVRATKRMSILVPICLFIMFVMLYLGFKRWWIAPIIYFGILVSASGGFIMLALWGVNLSIAVWVGFLVLFGVVDDDGVVTSTYLEGMFNDRKFNSIAEIRQTVVEAGLKRIRPALMTISTTIFGLMPIFWATGRGSDVMQPMAIPSVGGMVVSLLITIWIVPCLFSAVEEWKWKRAQKGENGAVALAAKTGPIFEAPGS